AGGCATTTCCAAACATCAAGGGCACAATAAGGGGCAAAGGCGACCTTAAAATGCGAGTGGGCGGGGAGACTGGAAGGATGAGCACCGTCAAAGGCGGGGGGATCCTCGTCATGCGCAAGGGCGATGTCTCGGGCTTCGAGGCAGTTGAAGCCACACGCAAATTTACAAACAACAAACCTCTGAGGTTTGAGACTATTCAGGCTACCGCTACTTATGACGGCGGCAATATTACCATACTTCCGGGGACCCAGGCTATCGCTCCTGACGGCGACCCTGTCTACCGCAACGTAATGCTTGACGGCCTGATAAACAAAGAGAAGAAAATCAGCATGTTCGCAATGGGCAAGGTCAACATTCGTGTGTTGAATGTGTTTCTGGGCGCACTGCAGGGCATAATAAACACCGGAATGGATTTTAAGGGAACCATTGACCGAACGGAGCTGTTTCAGAACTTTCTCGGCGGGATGCTATCCGGTTTTGCAAAGGACGATTTCCGCTTCGTTACCCTGAATATAAATGGAACTCCCGGATCGCTGATTTTCAGCAACGTCAAGGTAGATAAAACAGTACATAACAGCAGCGGGAAAGATATGATCCCCACATCGGCGAGTGACCCGGAAAATAAAGACATCTTAAACAAAGACACCAGGTTCCGCTTATCCTTTGAAATTCCGGTAGGTCCAGGCAAAAACAAGACGCCGAGCAACGTAGAGGGACAGGTCATTGAGCAGACACTTGAAAATCTGCTGAAGAACATTGACTTCGGTAACTAGGGCCATGGCAGCGGAGATCACTCTGGTTCTAGGCGGAGCAAGAAGCGGCAAGAGCACCTTCGCCGAACAGTTTGCGATCGATAAGGGAAAGCCCGTGACATATCTCGCTACTGCGGAGGCCGGGGACCCGGAGATGGCGGAGCGTATTTCGATCCACAGAAGCAGGCGCCCTCATGACTGGAAGACATGGGAGGGCAGACCGGGGGAACTTCCATATGTTATAGCCTCGCTCTCGGGAACGATCCTTCTTGATTGTCTCACCCTCTGGCTGACGCGGCTCTTTCTTGAGGGCGATGCGGCGGAGGAAGCAGACGAGGCTGAGTGGAATTCCCGTGAGCTTTATATTCGCGCACTTACCGAGCGGCTGTGCTCGGCACCGAGAGACGGGACCCACCTTATCATTGTAAGCAACGAGGTAGGCTTCGGGCTTGTCCCTCCGTATCTTATGGGGAGAAGGTTCAGGGACCTTCAGGGGCGCATGAACCAGCTCTGTGCGTCAAAGGCGGACAGGGTCGTCTTGGTGGTTGCAGGCTGTCCGCTTTGGATAAAGGACCCTTCGAAAGGCCGGATGACTTATGAAGAAAAAATTTGAAGAGTACGCAGAGAGGTTTAGTCGCGAGGTGCACGAAAAAAATTTCCGATTTGATTTTTTTGCACGTTTCGTTGTTATATGGACCCTTATCACGCGTATCCCGCTCCCCAAAAACTGGTGGCCGGATGAAACACCCTCAGGCAACAGCGTGCTTTCGCTTGTCCCGCTGGCAGGCGGCATACTTGGTTTGCTGACAGGCACAGTGATAACGGTAATGTATATATCAGGTATCGGACAGGCTGCCTCCGTATGGGCAGGAGTTGCTTTCTACTCGCTTACAGGCTGGTCTCTCCATCTTGACGGCTGGGGCGACCTCTGGGACGGCATAGGCTCAGGCAGGCGAGGTGAAGAATTGCGCTCGGTGATGAAGGACAGCAGGCTCGGCGCTTACGGTGCGATCGGCCTCATTATTGCATTCGGACTCTGGACATCGCTGCTCATCTCCATCGATCCTCTGCATACAACCGGCGTATGTATGACGGCTGCGGCAACCGGCCGTTTTGCAATATGCTGCGCCGCGTTCTACGGACGCTATCCATGGCAGACAGGCATGGCAAAGGGATGGGTCGATACTTTCGGAGGTTATGATCTGTTTATCTCCTCTCTGTGCGTTTTGATTTTCATGCCGGTTGCTCCGATCGGATGGTTTTTTTCTGTTTTATTTGCAAGTCTCGCCGGGAGCGGCGCGGCGTTCTGGATGAATGAACGCCTCGGCGGCGTGAGCGGTGACGTCCTCGGCTCTGTCGCAGTCACAGCGGAACTTCTCTCCCTGATGGTGTTTGCGCTGTGAGAAATTTCAGGCCGAAACTCATAGCACTGGACCTGGACGGAACTATACTTAACAGCGAGAGCAGGCTTACGGAACGGACGAAGTCAGCGCTGCAGCGGGCGATGGGACAGGGTCTCCATATCCTCATCGCAACAGGACGAATGTATTCCTCCGCGCTTGCTGTCATTCGTGAGATCGGCACATCATCGCCCTGTGTATTCTATAACGGGGCTGTTATTATAGACCCTGTGACAGATGAGGTATTTTATGAGAAGGGGTTGGGTCGTGACCTTACTGCGGAGGTGGTTGATTTCTATCGCCGGCAGGGATGGTATATTCAGATATATTCGGATGACATGCTATATGTCCTGGATAATGAAGACCCGCGCTGTAAATTCTATGAAAGCATAGCAAAAATAGATGCCGTCCCACTTGGTGAAGAATTCTGGAACTTTCGCGTAAACGCTATAAAGCTTCTGGGCATTGCCCATGAAGAGGAAATTTTTAAAAAAATGCTTGGAGATACAAAAAATCACTTTGAGAAACGGCTTTATACAACTACATCATGGGGTTCGTTTGTTGAGATGGTCCACCCCGACGTCAACAAGGCGCTGGGGTTAGAAATGGCGGCAAAGCGTCTCGGCATAACGCGCAAGGAGATACTTGCGATCGGAGACGCATCAAATGACAAAGAGATGATCTCGTGGGCCGGGCTTGGAGTCGCAATGGGCAATGCGCCCGACGAAGTAAAAGCGGCGGCGGATGAAATCGCGCCCGATAATGACCACGATGGAGCGGCAGTCACGGTTGAAAGATTTTTGATATAAAATTATCCGATTACAACAACAGAGAAATATTTATCAGACTTTTTATATGCTGATACCGCGGTCAAGATGTTTTTAGTGTTTTAAAACACTTTCTTCGCGTAAAACTAATGCAGGAGGGTATTCTATGAAAGATTTTTTTGATGCCAGAAAACCTACGCTTACTTTTGAGATTTTCCCTCCAAAGCGTAACGGCAACCTTGAATCTGTCTTCTCGACCGTCGACGCGCTGGCCAGCCTCGCTCCCGACCTCATCAGCGTGACCTATGGGGCAGGTGGGACAAGCCGCGACAACACCGTGACTATTGCCTCCGAGATACAGAACAGCTACAGCATACCGGCGCTTGCCCACCTCACATGCGCAGGCAGCACCAAGGAAGAGTTGGACATGATCCTGTCCGAGCTAAGCGACAGGGGGATCAGAAACATACTCGCACTGCGCGGCGACCTCAGCGAAGGGACAACACCGGCCGATTTCAGATATGCATCAAGCCTCATAACATTTATAAAATCACGCTACAATTTTAGAATTTTTGCCGCCTGCTACCCCGAAAAACACATCGAAGCATATTCCATGGAGGAAGACCTACTCCGCCTTAAAGAGAAGGAGGACTGCGGGGTTGACGTGTTTATAAGCCAGCTCTTCTTCGACAATGAGCTTTTCTATAAATTCCGCAGCATGGCACGGGAGCTCGGTATCTCAACACCGATAATAGCAGGAATAATGCCGATAACATCCGCTTCTCAAATAAGCCGGATGACCTCGATGTGCGGCGCATCCGTGCCTGAGAAGGTGCGGAAGATCATCCGTGCCTATGGACACAACAGCATGGCGATGAAAGAGGCAGGGATAGCCTACGCGACGGCTCAGATCATCGACCTTCTTGCAACAGGCGTCGACGGCATACACATCTATACGATGAACCAGCCCGATATTGCAAAGCGGATATCAGAGAGCATCCGCGGGATCCTCTACTCGCTCAGGGTCAAGCGTGGCCAATAATAATATACCAGATCCGGTGCTGTCTGAAGTTTTGCGTCTGCTTGGAATGGACGGGGCCAATGGGAATGTGGATTTTTTTGAAAAAATAAATATGATATACAGAGGACTCGTTGAAGCTGCAGCGCCGAAAACAGTCTCAAAGATGTTTGATATCTCCATAGGCGCAGACAGTGTGACCTTTGACGGCTTATTCCAGATACATGGAAGAGACCTTGCCGAACTTTGCCGCAGCAGCAGACGGGCGGTCCTGTTTGCCGTGACTCTTGGAGCCCGGGTTGACAGACTGATACAGAGGACACAGGCAGGGAACATGTATGATGCGGTGATCCTTGATGCCTGCGCTTCAGCCGAGGTTGAGCGGATCTGCGACAACACGGAGCGTGAGATCATAAGGCAAATGCTCCGGGGTGAAGAATTTTTGACTATGCGCTTCAGCCCTGGATACGGGGATGTCCCGATCGAGGATTCCGAGAAAATAATAGAGGCGCTTGACGCGACAAAGAACATAGGGCTCTCGCTCACGAGATCGAAAATGCTTGTACCGCTGAAATCGGTCACAGCAATAATAGGGATATCCGAAAAAAGGGAGCCTCGATTCAAAGGCTGCGGCGGCTGCACCATAAAAGACTCGTGCAGATACAGAAGGAGAGGCGAATTCTGTGGCGTTCAGGATAAATGAAGACAGTGTGATGCTTTTCGACGGGGCGATGGGGACTATGCTCCAGAACAGGGGGCTGAAGACCGGTGGCATACCGGAGATGCTGAACATCACGAACCCTGAGGTTATAGAATCGATACATAGCGAATATCTTGACGCGGGCGCCGACGTAGTGCTCGCAAACACGTTCGGCGCGAACCGGTACAAGGCGGCAAAGGCAGGGCGCACCGTCCGGGAACTCATAGCCTCAGCTGTGGCTATAGCAAAAAAGGCAACTGCAGGCCTGGAGTGCAAATACACCGCGCTTGACATAGGACCGACAGGCAGAGTCATGCAGCCTGCCGGGGATATGCCTTTTGATGAGGCTGTCGAAGTCTTTGCCGAGATCGTAAAGGCAGGATGCAGTTCCGGGGCTGACCTGATCCTGCTTGAAACCTTCACGGATCTCTATGAGCTCAAGGCCGCTATAATCGCAGCAAAGGAAAACTCTGATTTGCCCCTGCTTGCAACAATGAGTTTCGAGGAGGGCGGAAACACTTTCTTCGGAGCGACGATCGAGTCCATGGTGCTCACGCTGGAGGCTCTCGGCGTTGACGCGCTCGGCGTCAACTGTTCACTCGGGCCGAAGCAGCTTGCCCCGATAGTCAGACGGATACTTGATGCAAGCTCGATACCGGTAATTGTGCAGCCGAACGCAGGGCTTCCTGTCCTTGAAGGAGGGAATGCCCGGTACGATGTGACACCGGAGGAATTTGCAAGTTACATAGGCGATTTTGTCGCGTCCGGAGTCTCTGTCGTCGGTGGCTGCTGCGGGACGACCCCCGAATACATTCGGCTCACTAAAAAACTTCTCTCCGGCTGCAGACCAAAAATCAGGACAACCTCAAGGAGGACAGGGATATGCTCTCCGTCCTGCCCTGTCTTCTTCGGCGAGGACACCGTCATCATCGGAGAGCGCCTTAACCCAACAGGCAAAAAAACTCTCCAGGCTGCTCTGCGCGCAGGCGATACGGACTTCATACTGCGCGAGGCAATACGGCAGCAGGAACAGGGCGCTGATGTGCTTGATGTCAACGTTGGGCTGCCTGACATAGACGAACCGGCAGTGCTGGCAAAGACAACCATCGATATACAGGCTGTAGTCGATCTCCCGCTGCAGCTGGACTCATCGAACTATGAGGCACTCGAACGGGCGGCGCGCGTGTACAACGGCAAACCGCTCATAAACTCTGTCAGCGGCAAAAAAGAATCGCTGGCACGCGTGCTGCCGATAGTAAAAAAGTACGGCACGGCAGTGCTGGGGCTTACCCTTGATGAGAACGGCATACCGGAAACAGCTGAGGAGCGGCTCGCAATAGCGCGGCGGATCGTCTCCGCAGCCGAGGCGGCAGGTATACCAAAGGAGGACGTGCTCATCGACTGCCTCGTTATGACGGCCTCCGCGCAGCAGGGCCAGGTCTCAGAGACATTAAAGGCAGTCCGTATGGTCAGGCAGAAACTGGGCGTGAAGACTGTACTTGGGGTCAGCAACGTATCGTTCGGACTCCCTGCCCGGCACCTGATCAACAGGACAATGCTCGCAATGGCGCTCACTCAGGGTCTCGACGCCCCTATAATGGACCCGGGGGACTCCGGCATGGCGGAAACGATCGCAGCCTTCAGGGTCCTCTCGGGAAAGGATGCCAATTCGGCTCAGTACATAGAAAAGTTCTCGGACTGCACACAACAGCAGGCAATATCCCGGAAAGGCGGCGGTGATCTGCCGGAGCTTGCGTACGCTATCGCACACGGGCTTAGAAATGGCGCAAAAAAAGCCACGGAAGCCCTGCTTGAGAAGAAGACTCCGCTTGAAATAATCGAAGGAGATGTGATACCAGCGCTTGACGCTGTCGGAAAGGACTACGAAGCGGGAAAAATTTTCTTGCCGCAGCTTATAAAATCGGCAGAGGCAGCCAAGTCATCCTTTGAACGTCTGCGCGGGGAGCTCACAAAGGATGGATCCGCTGCCGAAGGAGAGCGCAAAAAAATAGTCATCGCCACTGTTCACGGAGACATCCATGACATAGGCAAGAACATTGTAAAAGTCATTATGGAAAACTACAATTTTAACGTCATCGACCTCGGCAAAGACGTCCCGCCGGAGAAGGTAGTGGAGGCCGTGACTGAAAGCGGGGCAAGGCTCGTCGGGCTCAGCGCTCTGATGACGACTACAGTTGCAAGCATGAAGACGACGATAGATATGCTGCGGAACGAATGCCAGGGTGTCCGGGTCATCGTCGGCGGCGCCGTGCTTACGCCGGAACTCGCAAAATATGTCGGGGCAGACTGCTATGCGCGCGACGCAATGGATGGAGTAAGGCTCAGCATGGCCGACATCCCGCCCGACACACGGGGATGCGCGGGATGAGGGCATGGTCAAGGTCCGCAGAGTCAGAGTAAAAAACCTTCTGACCGAAACACGTATCGGGGGCGACTACGCGATAAACCCATACGTAGGCTGCCCGCATAAGTGCATTTACTGTTACGCGGCATGCATAAACTGGTCGGGAAAGGTTCGGGATGAACAGTGGGGTGATTTCCTTGACGTCAAAGAGCCAACGTCACAACTCAACCTTGCAAGGATTTTCCGTAAGCGGATACTTTTCAGCTCAATGACAGACGCGTATAACCCATATGAAAAAAAAGCGGAGGTCACCCGTGATATAATCAGGCAACTGATCCCGGCGGAGGTAAAACTGCTGATAATCACCAAATCTTCTCTTGTAACAAGGGACATAGACCTTTTTAAAAGATTTCCTTATGTGAAGGTCATCTTCTCATTCAGCTCTCTTGACAACAGCTTCAGAAAACAAGCCGAGCCATACGCATCGTCTCCCGCGGAAAAAATTGACGCCCTGCGTAAATTGAAAAGTGCGGGCATCGCAACCGGCGTGTTCGTGGCACCAACTTTCCCTGAGATTACGGACACGGCCGGGATCATCCGCGCAACAGCTCCGCTCGTTGACCGGATCACCTTCGATACGCTGAACCTTCGCCCGCAGAACATCGACATAGTCCTGAACTTTATACGCACGACAAGGCCTGACCTAACGGAGATCTACGAGGATATTTACCTGAGAAAGAACCGCCTATACTGGATAGGCCTGCGGAAGAAGATAAAAGAAGAGTGCATCAAAGCAGGGATCCCGCACGGGATATTTTTCTGAGAAGCCCTGCAGGCGGCGCGGTAATATTCCCGCACCGCGTTAGTCAAGCAAATCAAACAGACTGAAACCTTCAATATTTTCCAACAGATAGCCACCCTTATGCAGCCGAAGTTTTTTATACTTTGCCTCGGTTCCGTCGCTGTTCAGCTTAGCAGCATAGAAAGTAAGCCCGCCGCCCTTTATCATGCAGACGACATTTCCGTTTTTCGCCTGCTTACGCGATTCAAATCTGTGTGAGTTCTTTGCAAGCAGAAAATTCGATATCCCGATCCCATCTCCGGTCTTGTACGCAGCAGAACTGCTCTCAACCTCCTTGACCCTGTCGTTGATAAATATGACTCGCAGCCCGCGCCCAGGTAAACTTCTGCCGTACGTCCATATCTCTGCGAAGGCGCCGGACAGCGGTGATTTGCCGCCTACACCGGTAAACTCCTTAGCATCCGGGCGGCCCAACGCTGCTTTCACTTCCTCCTTTGTAGCTCCGAGATTAACATCGCCTATCGACTTGCCCGGGACAATTACCAGCTTTGGATCTGTCGGGTAGCCAAGCATCGCCTTTGCGGCGTTCGCTCCGTGGATGCCGCGGCTGTCATCCGGAGCAAGCTTAATAAAGCGGTTATAACCGGCCAGGGCCTCCTGCCACGCATTGAGGTCCATTAGCATCTTCGAACATGTCAGCACCTTTTCCGGCTCTTTAAAAAGCTCCGTCTGTTTGACCAGTGCTTCGACCGCAAGATCCCTGCTGCCGTTCCTCATTGCGGCGTTTCCGAGCAGTGTCCATACGCTCGGGTCCTTCATTTTTAAAGCGGCTTTCTTAAGAAGCGGAAGTCCCTTCTCATAATTGCCCCTCTCGGTATAGAGCCAACCGGCGCGCAGCATGGCCCTCCCGTCGTTCGGCATTATCCTGAGGTGTTCTTCGTAGCGCACGATCGCCTCATCGATCTTTCCGGTTTTTTCAAGGCAGAAGGCTATCTGGTACAATATCCCCTTGCGTTCCGGACGCAGTTTGAGGACTTTTTCATAAAGAGGCAGGGCCTCGGTGTATTTCCCCTGTTTGAAGAGCTGAGTGGCATTCTGATAATATTCTTCCGGCAGCACATTCTTCCTGTAATACCAGAAACCTCCGGCGAGAAATGCGATCAGGACCGCCGCCGCGATCAAAACAAAGACAAAACGCGGCACAGGGGGGCGCGGTTCCTTCTTCAAGGCCCACGCTATTTCTTCCTCAGTCATTCCGGTTTGCTCCTCAGGAACGGTCTCGGGATATATAACTGTTTTTTCGTTATCGTCATCATTCTGAACCATACAGAACCAGCCTTTCCATATGCAATTTATAAGAGACCCGATCCGATCATCCAGACATTATTTGAAGCGACATTATTGCCATTTAGCCGCTCTTAAAGAATTGTAACAGATATACGCCCTTTTGCTATGGTAAATTATCCGATAAGAGGTTAATATTCTATAAGAAACGGGCAAAACGGAGGTATTTGTTTGCAGTTCAACTTTCAGAACATAGAACTTAAAGACGCGTCATTATTCATGAATTACTGGGAACTTACAGACCAGCGGGCATCTGACTACAGTTTTCCAATACTCTGGGGCTGGGCATCCGATTATGGGTATCAGGCTGCAGCAGATGAAAGTGCGCGGCTCTTCTGGATACGACAGACGATACCCTCACTCTACAACCTAGCACCGATAGGCAACTGGCACCACGATAACTGGGCATCCATCATCAGCGAACGCTATGGGAGGGATCCCGAGTTTTGGCTGGTTCCCGAACGTCTGCTGGAGATATGGCAGGAGCAGTTCGGGGACAGCATAGAGGTCGAAGACGACAGAGGGAACTGGGAATACCTTTATAACATCCGTGATCTGGCGACCCTATCGGGCAACCGTTACATGAGGAAACGCAATCGGGTTAACAAGTTCTGCCGGATGTACAATTACGTGTACAGGCCGATAACACCTGAAATCATACCTGCTGTAATGGAATTCCAGCACACATGGTGCCAGTCAAATCTGTCGGGACACGTCCCCGGACTCTCCCAGGAGAACCATGGGATACAGCGGATACTGCAGCACTGGGATGAAATCCCCCACCTGCGCGGAGGTGTAATCGAAATCAACGGACGCATAGTAGCCTATACTATAGGCGAACTTGCATACGACATGATAGTCGTACATTTTGAAAAAGCCAGCCTTGAATACAACTCGGCATATCAGGCGATAAACAAGGAATTTCTCTCTCATATGCTGGAACAGAACCCGGGCCTGGTAATTGTCAACAGGGAAGAGGATATGAACGACCCCGGTCTGCGTGAAGCCAAGATGTCATACCTGCCGACAGGATTCATAAAAAAATTCCATGTTAAGATAAGCCTGTAGCATGTGGTTTTGGCTCAGGCCTGCGTTTACTTGAAAAGAGGACAAAAAATGTTAGGATATGCAGGGTTTAAATCAAAACAAAACATTGGAGGAAACAGGATGAAAATCATAACAATAATAGCGATAGTAATGACACTGTGGGGCTGCATGACAATGTTAGCCGCAAGACCCGCTGCGGCGGCTACGGAAAAACGCCGGATCGCAACTTTTGAGACAACAATGGGCACGTTCAAGATCGAGTTATATAACGACCTTGCACCGAATACTGTAAAAAATTTCACCGACCTTGCCGGGAAGAAATTCTACGACGGGATCATATTCCACCGTGTCATTGACCGGTTCATGATTCAGGGCGGCTGCCCGCGCGGAAACGGCACAGGCGGCCCCGGCTATGAGATCCCCGATGAGTTCGGCAAAGGACTTAAGCATGACAAACCGGGCATCCTCTCAATGGCGAATTCCGGCCCCAATACAGGCGGCTCTCAGTTCTTCATAACTCTGGTCCCATGCCCGTGGCTGGACGGCAAACACGCGATATTCGGGCATGTCATCGAGGGTATGGATATAGTAGAGAAGATAGGCAAAGTCCCCACAGATTCGCAGGACCGTCCGCTCAAGAAAGTCATCATCGAAAAACTGACAATAAAATAGCACAAAAAAATTA
This region of Synergistaceae bacterium genomic DNA includes:
- a CDS encoding AsmA-like C-terminal region-containing protein, which translates into the protein LGEGSFSSNSMRLLGIKLENVKAPIFVSQGYAVMEDVTAETNGGSVSGGVAMDLKNSVWGGTLSVLSADIEPLFKQAFPNIKGTIRGKGDLKMRVGGETGRMSTVKGGGILVMRKGDVSGFEAVEATRKFTNNKPLRFETIQATATYDGGNITILPGTQAIAPDGDPVYRNVMLDGLINKEKKISMFAMGKVNIRVLNVFLGALQGIINTGMDFKGTIDRTELFQNFLGGMLSGFAKDDFRFVTLNINGTPGSLIFSNVKVDKTVHNSSGKDMIPTSASDPENKDILNKDTRFRLSFEIPVGPGKNKTPSNVEGQVIEQTLENLLKNIDFGN
- the cobU gene encoding bifunctional adenosylcobinamide kinase/adenosylcobinamide-phosphate guanylyltransferase — its product is MAAEITLVLGGARSGKSTFAEQFAIDKGKPVTYLATAEAGDPEMAERISIHRSRRPHDWKTWEGRPGELPYVIASLSGTILLDCLTLWLTRLFLEGDAAEEADEAEWNSRELYIRALTERLCSAPRDGTHLIIVSNEVGFGLVPPYLMGRRFRDLQGRMNQLCASKADRVVLVVAGCPLWIKDPSKGRMTYEEKI
- a CDS encoding adenosylcobinamide-GDP ribazoletransferase produces the protein MKKKFEEYAERFSREVHEKNFRFDFFARFVVIWTLITRIPLPKNWWPDETPSGNSVLSLVPLAGGILGLLTGTVITVMYISGIGQAASVWAGVAFYSLTGWSLHLDGWGDLWDGIGSGRRGEELRSVMKDSRLGAYGAIGLIIAFGLWTSLLISIDPLHTTGVCMTAAATGRFAICCAAFYGRYPWQTGMAKGWVDTFGGYDLFISSLCVLIFMPVAPIGWFFSVLFASLAGSGAAFWMNERLGGVSGDVLGSVAVTAELLSLMVFAL
- a CDS encoding Cof-type HAD-IIB family hydrolase gives rise to the protein MRNFRPKLIALDLDGTILNSESRLTERTKSALQRAMGQGLHILIATGRMYSSALAVIREIGTSSPCVFYNGAVIIDPVTDEVFYEKGLGRDLTAEVVDFYRRQGWYIQIYSDDMLYVLDNEDPRCKFYESIAKIDAVPLGEEFWNFRVNAIKLLGIAHEEEIFKKMLGDTKNHFEKRLYTTTSWGSFVEMVHPDVNKALGLEMAAKRLGITRKEILAIGDASNDKEMISWAGLGVAMGNAPDEVKAAADEIAPDNDHDGAAVTVERFLI
- the metF gene encoding methylenetetrahydrofolate reductase [NAD(P)H] yields the protein MKDFFDARKPTLTFEIFPPKRNGNLESVFSTVDALASLAPDLISVTYGAGGTSRDNTVTIASEIQNSYSIPALAHLTCAGSTKEELDMILSELSDRGIRNILALRGDLSEGTTPADFRYASSLITFIKSRYNFRIFAACYPEKHIEAYSMEEDLLRLKEKEDCGVDVFISQLFFDNELFYKFRSMARELGISTPIIAGIMPITSASQISRMTSMCGASVPEKVRKIIRAYGHNSMAMKEAGIAYATAQIIDLLATGVDGIHIYTMNQPDIAKRISESIRGILYSLRVKRGQ
- a CDS encoding homocysteine S-methyltransferase family protein, whose protein sequence is MAFRINEDSVMLFDGAMGTMLQNRGLKTGGIPEMLNITNPEVIESIHSEYLDAGADVVLANTFGANRYKAAKAGRTVRELIASAVAIAKKATAGLECKYTALDIGPTGRVMQPAGDMPFDEAVEVFAEIVKAGCSSGADLILLETFTDLYELKAAIIAAKENSDLPLLATMSFEEGGNTFFGATIESMVLTLEALGVDALGVNCSLGPKQLAPIVRRILDASSIPVIVQPNAGLPVLEGGNARYDVTPEEFASYIGDFVASGVSVVGGCCGTTPEYIRLTKKLLSGCRPKIRTTSRRTGICSPSCPVFFGEDTVIIGERLNPTGKKTLQAALRAGDTDFILREAIRQQEQGADVLDVNVGLPDIDEPAVLAKTTIDIQAVVDLPLQLDSSNYEALERAARVYNGKPLINSVSGKKESLARVLPIVKKYGTAVLGLTLDENGIPETAEERLAIARRIVSAAEAAGIPKEDVLIDCLVMTASAQQGQVSETLKAVRMVRQKLGVKTVLGVSNVSFGLPARHLINRTMLAMALTQGLDAPIMDPGDSGMAETIAAFRVLSGKDANSAQYIEKFSDCTQQQAISRKGGGDLPELAYAIAHGLRNGAKKATEALLEKKTPLEIIEGDVIPALDAVGKDYEAGKIFLPQLIKSAEAAKSSFERLRGELTKDGSAAEGERKKIVIATVHGDIHDIGKNIVKVIMENYNFNVIDLGKDVPPEKVVEAVTESGARLVGLSALMTTTVASMKTTIDMLRNECQGVRVIVGGAVLTPELAKYVGADCYARDAMDGVRLSMADIPPDTRGCAG
- a CDS encoding radical SAM protein, yielding MVKVRRVRVKNLLTETRIGGDYAINPYVGCPHKCIYCYAACINWSGKVRDEQWGDFLDVKEPTSQLNLARIFRKRILFSSMTDAYNPYEKKAEVTRDIIRQLIPAEVKLLIITKSSLVTRDIDLFKRFPYVKVIFSFSSLDNSFRKQAEPYASSPAEKIDALRKLKSAGIATGVFVAPTFPEITDTAGIIRATAPLVDRITFDTLNLRPQNIDIVLNFIRTTRPDLTEIYEDIYLRKNRLYWIGLRKKIKEECIKAGIPHGIFF
- a CDS encoding tetratricopeptide repeat protein, with protein sequence MTEEEIAWALKKEPRPPVPRFVFVLIAAAVLIAFLAGGFWYYRKNVLPEEYYQNATQLFKQGKYTEALPLYEKVLKLRPERKGILYQIAFCLEKTGKIDEAIVRYEEHLRIMPNDGRAMLRAGWLYTERGNYEKGLPLLKKAALKMKDPSVWTLLGNAAMRNGSRDLAVEALVKQTELFKEPEKVLTCSKMLMDLNAWQEALAGYNRFIKLAPDDSRGIHGANAAKAMLGYPTDPKLVIVPGKSIGDVNLGATKEEVKAALGRPDAKEFTGVGGKSPLSGAFAEIWTYGRSLPGRGLRVIFINDRVKEVESSSAAYKTGDGIGISNFLLAKNSHRFESRKQAKNGNVVCMIKGGGLTFYAAKLNSDGTEAKYKKLRLHKGGYLLENIEGFSLFDLLD
- a CDS encoding phosphatidylglycerol lysyltransferase domain-containing protein, which gives rise to MQFNFQNIELKDASLFMNYWELTDQRASDYSFPILWGWASDYGYQAAADESARLFWIRQTIPSLYNLAPIGNWHHDNWASIISERYGRDPEFWLVPERLLEIWQEQFGDSIEVEDDRGNWEYLYNIRDLATLSGNRYMRKRNRVNKFCRMYNYVYRPITPEIIPAVMEFQHTWCQSNLSGHVPGLSQENHGIQRILQHWDEIPHLRGGVIEINGRIVAYTIGELAYDMIVVHFEKASLEYNSAYQAINKEFLSHMLEQNPGLVIVNREEDMNDPGLREAKMSYLPTGFIKKFHVKISL
- a CDS encoding peptidylprolyl isomerase, with the translated sequence MKIITIIAIVMTLWGCMTMLAARPAAAATEKRRIATFETTMGTFKIELYNDLAPNTVKNFTDLAGKKFYDGIIFHRVIDRFMIQGGCPRGNGTGGPGYEIPDEFGKGLKHDKPGILSMANSGPNTGGSQFFITLVPCPWLDGKHAIFGHVIEGMDIVEKIGKVPTDSQDRPLKKVIIEKLTIK